A segment of the Aromatoleum aromaticum EbN1 genome:
CAATTTCCCGGCTGGCGGAAGGAACTGCACGAGGCCATGAAGCGGGCCGCGCGCGATGCGCTGGCGCCGGCTGTGTCGCACCTGATGCGGGGCTTGCGCGAGCGCTATGCGGACCTGGAGCAGGTGGGGAGTTTCCTTTCGGCGATCAGCGCCGAATTGCTCGACAGCGGCGACGAGTGGGCCGGCGGCGAAAACGAGGAAGACGCCTCCGAGGACGAAGCACGGACGCGGTTCCACCGTTACCAGATCAACCTCCTCGTCGATCACTCGGCGACGCACGGAGCGCCCGTCGTATACGAGGACAATCCGAATTTCGTCAATCTTATCGGCCGCATCGAGCACGTCGCGCAGATGGGCACGCTGGTGACGCACTTCAACCTGATCCGTGCCGGAGCGTTGCACCGGGCCTGTGGTGGCTATTTGATCATCGATGTCGAGCGCCTGCTCGGGCAACCCTTTGCCTGGGATGGACTCAAGCGGGTGCTGCGAGGGCGCGAGATCCGCATCGAACCTCCGGCCGAAGCGCAGGGCTGGACCAGCATCGTGACCCTCGAGCCGGAGCCGGTGCCGTGCGACATCAAGGTCGTGCTGATCGGCGATCGCGAGCTGTTCTTCCTGCTGACCGAGCACGATCCCGATTTCCCCGAGCTCTTCAAGGTGGGCGCCGACTTCGATGACGATCTGCCGCGGACGGCCGAGAACGTCGTGCGTTACGCACACCTTCTGGCGACGCTGGCACGCTCCGCGGACCTGCTTCCGCTCGACCGCAGCGGCATCGCCGGCATGGTCGAACACGGCGCCCGCATCGCCGAAGACGGCGGACGGCTGACGCTGCAGACTCGCCTGCTCGCCGACGTGATGCGCGAGGCGGACTATCATGCGCGCAACGCGAAGCTGACGATCATCGGGCGTGCACAGGTCGATCTCGCCGTGGCTTCGCGTGCACGCCGTTATGCGCGCTACTCCGAGCGGGTGCTCGAAGCGATGGTCGAGGGGACGACACTGATTTCGACGTCGGGCGAGCGTTGCGGCCAGATCAACGGCCTGGTGATCGTCGACCTGGCGGGAGAGCGTTTCGGCCATCCGGTGCGGATCACCGCGACGGCGCGGCTCGGTGAAGGCGACGTCATCGATATCGAACGCGAAATCGAGCTCGGGGGGGCGCTTCACTCGAAAGGCGTACTGATTCTCTCGGCTTTCCTCGCATCCCGCTATGCCCGCCATCAGCCGCTGTCGCTGTCGGCGAGTCTCGTGTTCGAGCAGTCGTACGTGCCGGTCGAAGGCGACTCCGCGTCGCTCGCGGAGCTGTGTGCGCTGCTGTCCGCGCTCGCGCAGCTGCCGATCCGCCAGTCGTTCGGCGTTACCGGATCGGTCAATCAGCTCGGCGAGGTCCAGGTGATCGGCGGCGTGAACGAAAAGGTTGAAGGATTCTTCGACCTCTGCGCGATATGCGGACTGACCGGGGAGCAGGGCGTCGTGATCCCGTCGGCGAGCGTACGTCACCTGATGCTGCGCAATGACGTCGTCGAAGCGGCGCGAAACGGACAATTTCACATCTACAGCGTCGCAACGGTCGATGAGGCAATGACCGTGCTGACCGGGCTGGCCGCGGGTACGCCCGATGCGAAGGGCGTCCTGCCCAAGGAAAGCATCAATCAACGCGTCGCTTCGGCGCTCGCCACAATGACGGCAGCGAAGCATGCGTTTGCCGAAGGGCCTGGGCGTACGCATCGCCACCGCCGGCGGAGCGATCATTGAGGCACGGTCCC
Coding sequences within it:
- a CDS encoding Lon protease family protein, yielding MADFEPLPADRLRVVCAPDVFEFDSTAGLPDLPGGLGQARAEDALRFGLAMRQPGYHVFVLGESGTGRHVAVQRVLREFADQGEVPRDLCYLHNFDDPLRPRLLNLPAGRGAMLRADMQAFIRELRPAIDAALDSDTYSSRSESLQEAHKSREEAALRELGQACAAEGISLLRTPEGFVFAPIRDGETMSPEGFEALQQPERDAIEAKVGAWSERLTDLLEQFPGWRKELHEAMKRAARDALAPAVSHLMRGLRERYADLEQVGSFLSAISAELLDSGDEWAGGENEEDASEDEARTRFHRYQINLLVDHSATHGAPVVYEDNPNFVNLIGRIEHVAQMGTLVTHFNLIRAGALHRACGGYLIIDVERLLGQPFAWDGLKRVLRGREIRIEPPAEAQGWTSIVTLEPEPVPCDIKVVLIGDRELFFLLTEHDPDFPELFKVGADFDDDLPRTAENVVRYAHLLATLARSADLLPLDRSGIAGMVEHGARIAEDGGRLTLQTRLLADVMREADYHARNAKLTIIGRAQVDLAVASRARRYARYSERVLEAMVEGTTLISTSGERCGQINGLVIVDLAGERFGHPVRITATARLGEGDVIDIEREIELGGALHSKGVLILSAFLASRYARHQPLSLSASLVFEQSYVPVEGDSASLAELCALLSALAQLPIRQSFGVTGSVNQLGEVQVIGGVNEKVEGFFDLCAICGLTGEQGVVIPSASVRHLMLRNDVVEAARNGQFHIYSVATVDEAMTVLTGLAAGTPDAKGVLPKESINQRVASALATMTAAKHAFAEGPGRTHRHRRRSDH